One genomic window of Candidatus Kuenenia stuttgartiensis includes the following:
- a CDS encoding DUF1611 domain-containing protein — protein sequence MISTSKRRLVILTEGKLDIHSAKTAVSIVRYCKDEVVAIIDLYNAGKDLEAIIGIGKDIPIFSTVKETLHLKPDSLLIGIAPLGGVLPIEWQIHIRDALQNKLNVISGLHTYISDDLEFGKLAQKNQLNIYDVRKPPEKLSIGTGKAKEVKTFRVLTVGTDCNVGKMVTSIEIANAAKKRGIDACFVATGQTGILIEGSGIAIDHVLSDFISGATEKLILDRAQYNLLCIEGQGAVIHPAYSGVNVGLLHGALPQGIIMCHQPTRKTLRHFENFPILPIQHIIELNEKLVQPFQSCKVLGISLNCYGMSDEEALREIEKTEREIKLPATDPIRFGVDKFLEVIQPLLP from the coding sequence ATGATTTCAACATCGAAACGCCGTCTTGTTATTCTAACAGAGGGAAAACTTGATATCCATAGTGCAAAGACTGCCGTCAGCATTGTTCGTTATTGCAAAGACGAAGTCGTTGCCATAATAGATCTCTATAATGCCGGAAAAGATCTTGAGGCAATCATTGGGATAGGAAAAGACATCCCGATTTTTAGTACGGTTAAGGAAACATTGCACCTCAAACCTGATTCACTCCTTATTGGAATTGCTCCTTTGGGTGGAGTATTGCCCATTGAATGGCAGATACACATCAGAGATGCCCTGCAGAATAAACTCAATGTTATCAGCGGGCTTCATACCTATATCAGTGATGACCTTGAGTTTGGCAAACTTGCACAAAAGAATCAGTTGAACATTTATGACGTTCGAAAACCACCTGAAAAATTATCCATTGGCACAGGAAAGGCAAAAGAGGTAAAGACATTTCGTGTGCTTACTGTCGGTACGGATTGCAATGTTGGCAAGATGGTTACCTCTATAGAGATTGCAAATGCCGCAAAAAAACGAGGTATTGACGCCTGTTTTGTCGCAACCGGACAAACAGGTATTCTTATTGAAGGTAGCGGAATCGCCATAGACCATGTCCTGTCTGATTTTATCTCCGGCGCAACAGAAAAACTCATTCTTGACCGCGCTCAATACAATCTCTTGTGCATTGAAGGACAAGGCGCGGTAATACATCCTGCATATTCCGGTGTAAATGTAGGTTTGCTGCATGGTGCGCTTCCGCAGGGTATTATTATGTGTCATCAACCAACCCGCAAAACACTGCGTCATTTTGAAAACTTTCCTATTTTGCCTATTCAGCATATCATTGAACTTAACGAAAAACTGGTGCAACCGTTTCAATCCTGCAAGGTACTCGGTATATCGCTTAATTGCTATGGCATGTCTGATGAAGAAGCATTGCGGGAAATAGAAAAAACAGAACGGGAAATAAAACTGCCGGCTACCGACCCCATTAGATTTGGCGTTGACAAATTTTTAGAGGTCATTCAGCCCCTATTACCATGA
- a CDS encoding YqaA family protein, producing the protein MNHTEQLQISQIKRAGLHRRLYDWTLHWAHTPYGSIALFILAFCESSFFPIPPDVLLMALAFSIARKSFKYAAICSVGSILGGGFGYFIGFGLFDFVGIPILTTLGLIEKFDYVKEQYNTNAFSAVAIAGFTPIPYKVFTIAAGACKINLWTFLIASAISRSGRFFIVAALICIFGPKIKHFIEKYFNIISIAFVVLIVAGFFVIKLLK; encoded by the coding sequence ATGAACCATACTGAGCAATTGCAAATATCACAGATAAAAAGGGCGGGGTTGCATAGAAGGCTGTATGATTGGACGCTACATTGGGCACATACTCCCTATGGTTCCATTGCCTTATTTATACTGGCGTTTTGTGAATCTTCTTTCTTTCCCATTCCCCCGGATGTACTCTTAATGGCGCTTGCATTCTCAATCGCAAGAAAATCCTTTAAATATGCCGCCATTTGTTCCGTGGGGTCCATATTGGGCGGTGGTTTTGGATATTTTATAGGCTTCGGGTTGTTTGATTTTGTTGGAATACCAATCCTCACCACCCTTGGGCTTATAGAAAAATTTGATTATGTAAAAGAACAATACAACACCAATGCCTTTTCCGCCGTTGCCATTGCGGGGTTTACCCCAATCCCATACAAAGTCTTTACCATTGCGGCCGGGGCTTGCAAAATTAATTTGTGGACATTTTTAATTGCGTCAGCAATCAGCCGGTCGGGAAGATTCTTCATAGTTGCCGCTCTCATTTGTATTTTTGGGCCAAAGATAAAACATTTTATAGAAAAATACTTTAATATTATCTCCATTGCCTTTGTCGTATTGATAGTAGCCGGTTTTTTTGTCATCAAATTACTTAAATAA
- a CDS encoding MltA domain-containing protein, producing the protein MKLCLNHFYTGIVIVLLLTGINFGCATQKRSLLIPEESGSGLVEIKDPRQFPYFRDDYDKNSLLLSIDHSLRYFAMSKSNKYGFRMKDFSHEKLKETLEYFRDGVVHCNNDAELNAFIAEHFRVFQAVGKKFYGEVHYTGYGTPIYQGSLTADSEFKYPLYKKPADFRKPYFKRKEIQENNLLKGNEIVYLKSKLDAYLIHVQGSAQIDLISGNKLYIGYAADSGHEYTSIGQQLILDGKIPEEELTLSELISYFDRHPDELDFYINKNDRFIFFEVVNHAVPHGCIGVPVTPMRSIATDKKLFPAGGLAFVVLESRTAKKTGWFTKKNVVEKLFFVSDQDTGSAIQTAARADIYFGIGERAMSDAGSLNTYGRLYYLLKR; encoded by the coding sequence ATGAAATTGTGCCTGAATCATTTTTACACCGGCATTGTAATTGTCCTTTTATTAACAGGAATTAATTTTGGTTGTGCGACGCAGAAAAGATCGTTGCTTATTCCGGAAGAATCCGGCAGCGGCCTGGTGGAAATCAAAGACCCAAGGCAATTTCCTTATTTCAGGGACGATTATGATAAAAACTCTCTTTTACTGTCGATAGACCATAGCCTCAGGTATTTTGCCATGTCAAAATCCAATAAATATGGATTTCGTATGAAGGATTTTTCTCATGAAAAACTGAAGGAAACCCTGGAATATTTTCGCGATGGTGTTGTACATTGTAACAATGACGCAGAACTTAATGCGTTTATAGCGGAACATTTCAGAGTCTTTCAGGCGGTTGGCAAGAAATTTTACGGGGAAGTGCACTATACTGGCTATGGGACGCCGATTTATCAAGGGAGCCTTACCGCGGATAGTGAATTTAAATACCCTCTTTACAAAAAACCTGCTGATTTCAGAAAACCCTACTTTAAAAGAAAAGAGATTCAGGAAAATAATCTCTTGAAAGGAAATGAGATTGTCTATCTTAAATCGAAATTGGACGCCTACCTTATCCATGTTCAGGGATCAGCGCAAATTGATCTTATATCGGGCAATAAGCTTTATATAGGATATGCTGCGGATTCCGGACATGAATACACCAGTATCGGCCAGCAGTTGATTTTGGATGGAAAAATACCTGAAGAAGAACTAACGCTATCTGAACTCATAAGCTACTTCGACCGGCATCCCGACGAGCTGGATTTTTATATTAATAAAAATGACCGTTTTATTTTCTTTGAAGTGGTAAATCATGCAGTGCCTCATGGGTGTATTGGCGTGCCTGTTACCCCGATGAGGAGTATTGCTACGGATAAGAAACTGTTTCCTGCCGGCGGTTTGGCATTTGTAGTCTTAGAATCGAGGACGGCAAAAAAAACAGGCTGGTTTACTAAAAAAAATGTGGTGGAAAAGCTTTTTTTTGTGTCGGACCAAGACACGGGAAGCGCCATACAGACTGCTGCCCGGGCGGATATTTATTTTGGAATCGGGGAGCGGGCAATGTCGGATGCGGGTAGTTTGAATACCTATGGAAGGCTTTATTATTTATTAAAACGTTGA
- a CDS encoding glycine cleavage system protein H has protein sequence MEIPERYKYSVDHGWFFDNKKSITFGLTDFFIKDLGKLLFLDLPRSGDEILSGISFGEIESLDNLIDIILPINAEVVAVNERLYEDLEILSNDPYVRGWLIKFRIEDVNIFDELLNAREYAECIRKYKGFSKQRLQRKIKEKKSKK, from the coding sequence ATGGAAATTCCTGAACGGTATAAATATTCTGTGGATCATGGATGGTTTTTTGATAACAAAAAATCGATTACCTTTGGTCTCACAGATTTTTTTATTAAAGATTTGGGCAAGCTTTTGTTTTTAGACCTTCCGCGATCAGGAGATGAAATTCTCTCCGGGATATCTTTTGGGGAAATAGAATCCCTGGATAATCTGATAGATATTATACTCCCTATAAATGCTGAAGTAGTTGCTGTTAACGAGCGTTTATACGAAGATTTGGAAATATTGAGCAATGATCCTTACGTCCGTGGCTGGTTGATAAAGTTTAGGATAGAAGATGTTAATATTTTTGATGAGTTGTTAAATGCACGGGAATATGCCGAATGTATTCGTAAGTATAAGGGATTTTCCAAACAAAGACTCCAAAGAAAAATTAAGGAAAAGAAGAGTAAAAAATAA
- a CDS encoding formate/nitrite transporter family protein yields the protein MSDHPKNDMNEEYCENINESEYVQNDTERQNNNADEHHEINPDKNKPVFEKKEQKKEVNNVYGIPVIDIDAYAPIKMADRVGQVGIAKTQMSMLTTLVLSILAGVFIALGAQLSMLVTHTATSNLGMNQLLGGVAFTLALVLIVIAGAELFTGNCLIAMSYMAGKITGRDLTRNLIIAFIGNFIGALTLVLWIYNSGQWTFSNYLLGAKIVLAANEKVNLPFSVAFFRGLLCNMLVCLAIWLCYSGRSNMDKILSLLWPISCLIACGFEHCVVNMWLIPMGIILKGNSSVLAAIMKVQGRVDFSNLTFFKGFMIDNLIPVVLGNLMGGMVLVAGMYWYIYLRLTSKKENRISLKRIMEYILKT from the coding sequence GTGTCTGACCATCCAAAAAATGATATGAATGAGGAGTATTGTGAAAATATAAACGAATCTGAATACGTCCAGAACGATACGGAACGTCAAAACAACAATGCAGATGAGCATCACGAAATTAATCCTGATAAAAACAAACCAGTATTTGAAAAAAAGGAACAGAAGAAAGAGGTAAATAATGTATACGGAATTCCTGTAATTGATATTGACGCTTATGCGCCAATCAAGATGGCTGACAGGGTGGGACAGGTTGGAATCGCAAAAACACAGATGAGCATGCTCACTACGCTTGTCCTGAGTATTTTGGCAGGCGTTTTTATTGCATTGGGAGCGCAGTTATCGATGCTGGTGACCCATACTGCAACCTCAAACCTTGGCATGAATCAGTTATTGGGAGGCGTAGCCTTTACCCTTGCACTTGTGCTTATTGTCATTGCAGGAGCGGAGCTTTTTACCGGCAATTGCCTTATTGCGATGTCATATATGGCTGGCAAGATTACTGGCAGAGATCTTACCAGGAATTTGATTATTGCGTTTATTGGCAATTTTATTGGGGCGTTAACGCTCGTATTGTGGATATATAATTCCGGGCAATGGACATTTAGCAATTATCTCCTGGGAGCAAAGATTGTGCTTGCAGCAAACGAAAAGGTAAACCTGCCATTTAGCGTCGCTTTTTTCAGAGGCCTTCTCTGTAATATGCTGGTTTGCCTGGCTATCTGGTTATGTTACAGCGGGAGAAGCAATATGGATAAGATACTGTCACTGTTGTGGCCCATATCCTGCCTTATCGCCTGCGGATTTGAACATTGTGTGGTGAATATGTGGCTTATACCTATGGGTATTATCCTTAAGGGAAATAGCTCAGTCCTGGCCGCCATAATGAAGGTTCAGGGCAGAGTGGACTTTTCAAACCTTACTTTTTTTAAAGGATTTATGATTGACAATCTGATTCCGGTGGTTTTAGGAAATTTGATGGGAGGTATGGTCCTGGTTGCAGGGATGTACTGGTATATTTATTTGCGTCTGACGTCAAAAAAAGAAAACAGAATTAGTTTAAAACGTATTATGGAGTATATTTTAAAAACCTAA
- the amrA gene encoding AmmeMemoRadiSam system protein A produces the protein MEETAKKILLEIARKSVASAVKKEPAPDFSYDHPDIQAKQGVFVTIKNRGKLRGCIGRFVSDIPLYKLVSEVAISSATEDSRFFDNPVTSSELDQINIELSILSPLKRITDPFDFELGKHGMYVKKGFQSGCFLPQVATETGWSKEEFLSHCCSGKAGLPKEAWKHRDIEMYTFTVEIIKDDR, from the coding sequence TTGGAAGAAACTGCAAAAAAAATACTCTTGGAAATTGCCAGAAAGAGCGTCGCGTCCGCGGTAAAAAAAGAACCTGCCCCGGACTTTTCCTATGATCATCCTGATATTCAGGCAAAACAGGGTGTTTTTGTCACTATAAAAAACCGGGGAAAGCTTCGTGGCTGCATTGGCCGGTTTGTATCTGATATTCCACTCTACAAGCTTGTTTCTGAGGTGGCAATTTCCTCAGCGACTGAAGATTCACGTTTTTTCGACAATCCGGTTACCTCGTCTGAACTTGACCAAATTAACATTGAACTCTCCATCCTATCTCCGCTAAAACGTATCACAGACCCCTTTGATTTTGAATTAGGAAAACATGGCATGTACGTCAAAAAAGGCTTTCAATCAGGATGTTTTCTTCCCCAGGTGGCAACTGAAACCGGATGGAGCAAAGAAGAATTCCTTTCCCACTGTTGCTCCGGCAAAGCGGGTTTGCCCAAAGAAGCCTGGAAACACAGAGACATCGAAATGTATACCTTTACCGTTGAAATAATCAAAGACGACCGATAA
- a CDS encoding dipeptide epimerase, translating to MNISFQPLDLELKHTFRISRGAKDTQSNVIVSLTEESGVSGIGEAAPSLFFKENSTSVVEAFRQFAGLLKNSDIFHIEDITNQLKKHFTANAAARAAIDIALHDLVCKILKIPLSALLGLNPHHTMATSFTIGMDTMEKMCEKIEEVKDLPVLKIKVGCDNDIEILEELRKITRAIFRVDANTGWNKEGAIKRLHRMEELGVELVEQPFPVGDFEALAYIKNKVKIPIFADEEVVDSKDIPRLAGMVDGINIKLMKCGGIREALRMIHTARAHRLKVMIGCNIESSVSITAAAHLMSLADYVDLDGNLLVSNDPYEGVHFEKGRLSLPERDGLGVRLKAG from the coding sequence ATGAACATTTCTTTTCAGCCGTTAGACCTGGAACTAAAACATACATTCAGGATTTCAAGGGGAGCAAAAGACACCCAGAGCAACGTCATAGTTTCTTTAACAGAAGAAAGCGGTGTCTCGGGCATTGGGGAAGCGGCTCCGTCTCTTTTTTTTAAAGAGAATTCAACAAGTGTTGTGGAAGCGTTTCGCCAATTCGCCGGCTTATTGAAAAACAGCGACATTTTTCATATTGAAGATATTACCAATCAGTTAAAAAAACATTTTACAGCGAATGCAGCGGCACGCGCTGCAATTGACATAGCCCTCCATGATCTTGTATGTAAAATACTTAAAATACCTCTCTCCGCATTATTAGGGTTAAACCCTCATCACACAATGGCTACATCCTTTACAATAGGCATGGACACGATGGAAAAGATGTGTGAAAAGATTGAAGAGGTGAAGGACCTTCCCGTCTTGAAAATAAAAGTTGGCTGTGATAATGATATAGAAATCCTTGAAGAGCTGCGAAAAATAACCCGGGCGATTTTTCGTGTGGACGCTAATACCGGATGGAACAAAGAAGGGGCAATCAAAAGGTTGCATCGTATGGAAGAGCTTGGCGTTGAATTGGTGGAACAGCCTTTTCCTGTTGGCGATTTTGAGGCATTGGCATATATTAAAAATAAAGTAAAAATTCCCATTTTTGCCGACGAAGAAGTGGTAGATTCAAAAGACATACCGCGATTGGCGGGTATGGTGGACGGAATTAATATAAAGCTGATGAAATGCGGTGGCATTCGGGAAGCGCTGCGTATGATTCATACCGCAAGGGCTCATAGGCTCAAAGTTATGATAGGCTGCAATATAGAGAGTTCTGTGTCTATTACTGCGGCAGCCCATTTAATGTCGTTGGCAGACTATGTTGATCTCGATGGAAACCTGCTTGTTTCAAATGATCCGTATGAAGGAGTACATTTTGAGAAAGGACGGTTATCTTTGCCGGAAAGGGATGGTCTGGGTGTTCGATTGAAGGCTGGATAA
- a CDS encoding formylglycine-generating enzyme family protein: MIKVYETGNVLFEDMILIPEGTFLMGSTKEDIEKLLEQDKSIETYRLNNEIPQREIFLSAYYIDKYPVTNAQFSQFIEANGYKKKLYWSEAGWQYVLDFNPSGSNDIDAILQGDKDCPAVNISWYEAEAFANWAGKRLPTEAEWEKAARGADGRIYPWGNDFDKTRLNCAEAKIEKSTPVTQYPQGQSVYGCFDMAGNVWEWIKDWYDSQYYHNAPDKNPQGPDVPEEKPYSGRPEEVGVSIYELKPSLSKTLATCKVIRGGSWNGSGIVHIRCANRDYDEPSFKSDIIGFRCAKSIE, translated from the coding sequence ATGATAAAGGTTTACGAAACTGGAAATGTTTTATTCGAAGATATGATCCTGATTCCTGAAGGTACGTTTTTGATGGGGAGTACAAAGGAAGACATAGAGAAATTATTGGAACAGGATAAAAGTATCGAAACGTATCGGTTAAATAATGAAATTCCGCAGAGAGAGATTTTTTTGAGTGCTTATTATATTGATAAATACCCTGTCACCAATGCACAATTTTCTCAATTTATTGAGGCGAACGGGTATAAAAAAAAGTTGTATTGGTCAGAAGCGGGATGGCAGTATGTTCTTGATTTCAATCCGTCGGGTAGTAATGACATAGACGCCATATTACAAGGTGATAAAGATTGTCCGGCAGTAAATATTTCGTGGTATGAGGCGGAAGCATTTGCCAATTGGGCTGGGAAAAGGCTGCCTACTGAAGCGGAGTGGGAAAAAGCGGCCCGGGGCGCTGACGGAAGAATATATCCGTGGGGAAATGATTTTGACAAAACACGTCTGAATTGCGCCGAAGCAAAAATTGAAAAATCAACCCCGGTGACGCAATATCCACAAGGACAAAGCGTTTACGGATGTTTTGATATGGCTGGAAACGTTTGGGAATGGATTAAGGATTGGTATGATAGTCAATACTACCATAATGCCCCGGATAAAAACCCTCAAGGGCCTGATGTCCCTGAAGAAAAGCCTTATTCCGGAAGACCGGAAGAGGTAGGCGTTTCTATTTATGAATTGAAACCCTCCCTCAGTAAAACACTCGCCACCTGCAAGGTCATTCGCGGCGGTTCCTGGAATGGGTCTGGTATTGTGCATATTCGTTGCGCAAACAGGGATTATGATGAGCCTTCATTTAAAAGCGATATCATAGGGTTTCGTTGTGCTAAATCAATTGAATAA
- the leuB gene encoding 3-isopropylmalate dehydrogenase, which produces MKKRIAVLAGDGIGPEIMKEGLKVLDAIAKQFNHIFDYKEALVGGCAYDKYGHPLPDETKEVCNNSDAIYFGAVGGPKWENLPPELTPERGALLPLRGTYNLFANLRPAIIFGPLADAASLKSERLEGGLDILIVRELTGGIYFGRNKVKTLTLHEGALQGNYAVDYMIYSVPEIERIAAVACDAAMKRNKKLTSVDKANVLESSKLWRKVVTDYVQSHFPQIQLNHMYVDNAAMQLATNPKQFDVIVTENMFGDILSDLASAITGSIGMLPSASLAKTGFGLFEPIHGSAPDIAGLNKANPLAQILSGAMLLKYAFGLNRESKAIEEAIMKALENGYRTADLANKTTQEGKILLTSQMGDKVVEYLMVKSETNSNEKMI; this is translated from the coding sequence ATGAAAAAACGCATTGCGGTGCTTGCAGGAGACGGAATAGGCCCTGAAATAATGAAAGAGGGTTTGAAAGTATTGGATGCAATAGCAAAACAATTCAACCATATCTTTGATTACAAAGAAGCGCTGGTAGGCGGTTGTGCTTACGATAAATACGGACACCCCCTGCCCGATGAAACCAAAGAAGTTTGCAACAATTCAGATGCTATCTATTTTGGCGCAGTTGGAGGCCCCAAATGGGAAAATTTACCTCCGGAACTTACCCCGGAACGCGGGGCGCTGCTTCCCTTAAGGGGCACATATAATCTATTTGCAAACTTGCGTCCCGCAATAATTTTCGGTCCGTTGGCTGATGCGGCATCATTAAAATCAGAACGTCTCGAAGGAGGTCTTGACATACTGATTGTTAGGGAACTTACGGGAGGAATATATTTTGGGAGAAACAAGGTAAAAACCCTCACCCTCCACGAAGGTGCCCTGCAGGGGAATTACGCGGTAGATTACATGATTTATTCCGTACCGGAAATCGAAAGGATTGCGGCTGTCGCCTGTGACGCCGCCATGAAACGCAACAAAAAACTCACCTCCGTTGATAAAGCAAACGTCCTTGAAAGTTCAAAATTATGGCGAAAGGTAGTCACTGACTACGTTCAGTCCCACTTTCCCCAGATACAACTTAATCACATGTATGTGGACAATGCTGCCATGCAACTGGCAACGAATCCAAAACAATTCGACGTGATAGTTACCGAGAATATGTTTGGGGACATATTGTCAGATCTCGCTTCCGCCATTACCGGTTCCATTGGCATGCTTCCAAGCGCAAGTCTTGCGAAAACAGGCTTCGGGCTTTTCGAACCCATTCATGGCTCCGCCCCTGACATTGCCGGACTGAATAAGGCCAATCCGTTAGCGCAAATACTCTCGGGGGCAATGCTGTTAAAATATGCATTCGGCCTTAACAGGGAATCAAAGGCTATTGAAGAGGCAATAATGAAGGCGCTGGAAAATGGTTATCGGACAGCAGATCTCGCAAATAAAACTACGCAAGAGGGAAAAATCCTTTTAACCTCCCAGATGGGAGACAAGGTCGTAGAATATTTAATGGTGAAGTCCGAAACAAATTCTAATGAAAAAATGATTTGA
- the amrB gene encoding AmmeMemoRadiSam system protein B — protein MKHTMVIFTFFIFTLISSFSLLLAETEPPQTWESQVAGRFYPGNEAALKGQINEFLNEVSSQKSNGRPLAIISPHAGYVYSGQVAAYGYSAIKGHGFKRVIVLSPSHSGRRYRGASILKATSYKTPLGKISIDQEACDYLLNTSFTAESKNKRNSSPLKLFGDYDGAYKGEHSLEMQLPFLQMTLGDFNLVPIMIGILIDNDFDKVAEAIRPLLDDKTLLVVSSDFTHYGDAYRYVPFRENVEENIKILDYGAFEKILNKDFDGLREYRKQTGINACGILPISILLKLLPDSAKGQILHYDTSGHQTNNFVYSVSYASILFTKEAEIKSGEYHPQEKPQTEGQSICLSEKEKKTLLSLARNTLETYANTGASPEIDLQLFTQTPRLFEKYGVFVTLKEQGQLRGCIGYILPKTSLCQAVVENTINSSAKDNRFLPVTHEEMNDIDIEISVLSQPRKISGPEGFTVGQEGIVIRKGYANAVFLPHIAAEQGWDKTETLQHLCKKAGLPINAWRDNDMEFFVFTADIFHEAIGI, from the coding sequence ATGAAACACACAATGGTTATATTCACATTTTTCATATTTACCTTAATATCTTCCTTTTCCTTACTGCTTGCGGAAACGGAACCACCTCAGACGTGGGAGTCACAAGTTGCAGGGAGGTTTTATCCTGGCAATGAAGCGGCATTAAAAGGCCAAATAAATGAATTTCTAAATGAGGTTTCCAGTCAAAAATCAAATGGAAGACCCCTTGCGATCATATCCCCCCATGCTGGATATGTTTATTCCGGACAAGTTGCAGCCTATGGTTATAGCGCTATAAAGGGACATGGATTTAAGAGGGTGATTGTGCTTTCCCCTTCCCACAGTGGGAGGAGATACCGGGGCGCCTCAATATTAAAAGCAACCAGCTATAAAACGCCTCTAGGGAAAATTTCTATTGACCAGGAAGCATGTGATTATTTGCTTAACACCTCTTTCACCGCAGAATCAAAAAATAAACGCAACAGCAGCCCCCTGAAGCTATTCGGAGATTATGACGGCGCATACAAGGGAGAACATTCTTTAGAAATGCAACTACCCTTCCTGCAAATGACCTTGGGGGATTTTAATCTGGTACCCATCATGATTGGCATATTGATCGATAATGATTTTGACAAAGTTGCAGAAGCCATTCGGCCATTGCTGGACGACAAAACACTGCTCGTCGTCAGTTCTGATTTTACCCATTACGGCGATGCGTACCGATATGTACCATTCAGAGAAAATGTGGAAGAAAACATAAAGATTCTTGACTATGGCGCTTTTGAAAAGATTCTTAATAAAGATTTTGACGGACTCAGGGAATATAGAAAACAAACGGGAATAAATGCCTGTGGAATATTGCCTATTTCAATTCTTTTAAAACTACTGCCAGATAGTGCAAAAGGACAAATTCTTCATTACGATACGTCAGGGCATCAGACAAATAATTTCGTCTATTCCGTTAGCTATGCATCCATTCTTTTCACAAAAGAGGCGGAAATCAAATCAGGCGAATATCACCCGCAAGAAAAACCACAAACGGAAGGGCAATCCATTTGTCTTTCAGAAAAAGAAAAGAAAACACTCTTATCGCTTGCCAGAAACACTTTGGAAACGTATGCAAATACAGGTGCTTCTCCTGAAATTGATTTGCAGCTTTTCACACAAACGCCAAGGCTTTTCGAAAAATATGGCGTGTTTGTAACATTAAAAGAACAGGGGCAATTGCGCGGGTGCATTGGGTATATCCTTCCCAAAACCTCCCTTTGCCAGGCGGTAGTTGAAAATACCATCAACTCCTCTGCAAAAGACAATAGATTTCTGCCGGTAACCCATGAAGAAATGAATGACATTGATATAGAAATTTCCGTTTTGAGTCAGCCAAGAAAAATAAGCGGACCTGAAGGGTTTACCGTTGGACAGGAAGGCATAGTAATTCGTAAAGGATATGCAAACGCAGTATTTCTTCCACACATTGCCGCTGAACAGGGGTGGGACAAAACGGAAACCCTTCAACATCTCTGCAAAAAAGCCGGATTACCCATAAATGCATGGAGAGACAACGATATGGAGTTCTTTGTTTTCACGGCAGACATATTTCACGAGGCAATAGGAATTTAA
- a CDS encoding formate/nitrite transporter family protein, whose amino-acid sequence MTESKIAKHVKLIDIDAYSPPQIADKIDKIALVKAKLGITQTFALGVLAGLYIGIGAQFATLVISDSTLHFGINSLIAGVVFSLGLMLVVVGGAELFTGNCLIIMGYVSKRVTTMEVANNWTVSFSGNFVGSLLMVFLMYNTHQWELFNHMVGAKALLIANTKVNLSFKFALARGVLCNAMVCLAVWLCFSGRSSADKILSILFPIGGFVASGFEHCVANMYFIPIGIFLSKQPEVVVAAEKMAGKPIDLSLLTWKGFFVNNLVPVTLGNIVGGVILVGIVFWFVYLRPVIKINFNVKQDFFDK is encoded by the coding sequence GTGACGGAAAGTAAAATTGCAAAACATGTTAAATTAATAGATATTGACGCCTATTCGCCGCCGCAAATTGCGGACAAAATTGACAAGATTGCTTTGGTAAAAGCAAAATTGGGTATCACCCAGACTTTTGCCCTGGGGGTTCTGGCCGGGCTTTATATCGGAATTGGTGCGCAATTCGCTACTTTAGTAATAAGCGATTCGACTTTACATTTTGGCATTAATTCATTAATTGCAGGGGTAGTGTTTTCTTTGGGTCTCATGCTTGTTGTTGTTGGAGGTGCAGAGCTCTTTACCGGCAACTGCCTTATTATTATGGGGTATGTCAGCAAGAGGGTAACTACGATGGAAGTGGCCAATAACTGGACAGTATCCTTTTCCGGCAATTTTGTGGGGAGTTTATTGATGGTATTCCTGATGTACAATACCCATCAATGGGAATTGTTTAACCATATGGTTGGTGCAAAGGCCTTGCTTATAGCAAATACAAAGGTGAATTTGTCTTTTAAATTTGCATTGGCGCGGGGTGTACTTTGCAATGCTATGGTATGCCTTGCTGTCTGGCTCTGCTTTAGCGGGCGGAGTTCTGCCGATAAGATATTATCGATTCTCTTTCCCATAGGGGGTTTTGTTGCCAGCGGTTTTGAACACTGTGTTGCAAATATGTATTTTATCCCGATAGGTATTTTCTTGTCAAAGCAACCGGAAGTTGTTGTTGCTGCTGAAAAGATGGCGGGAAAGCCCATAGACCTTTCACTTTTAACATGGAAAGGATTTTTTGTGAATAACCTTGTTCCGGTTACCCTTGGGAATATTGTGGGCGGGGTTATTCTAGTGGGTATCGTGTTTTGGTTTGTTTATCTGCGTCCTGTTATCAAAATAAATTTTAATGTCAAACAGGATTTTTTCGACAAATAG